A genomic stretch from Thermomicrobiales bacterium includes:
- the mutL gene encoding DNA mismatch repair endonuclease MutL, with protein sequence MSNPAPIDSKRSAVPIQLLDNETIGKIAAGEVVERPASVVKELIENAIDAHSTRIAVSIEAGGTRLIEVVDNGFGIAADELPLALQRHATSKLSAFEDLDGLHTLGFRGEALPSIAAVSSLRVKSRSHEAPQAASVRVEFGSIGSTLAESGGGGTVVQVRDLFDNVPARRKFQRQPSTESGLITRLVGAYAAAYPEIGFSFDVDGRRSFSTQGSGDLIEAATSVYGIDVGRAAIELQEPDLDARVPGVTVTGWLCAPTVTRSHRQQMIFFVNGRQIQSRTLMYALEEAYHTLLMVGRHPVTLVRISLDPEFVDVNVHPTKAEVKFADERAVARAISRAAHATLSRIPRAEPPRIRIESSAPVAGGYLPTSLPVIDHQPYQQRPSVPLPSSNASSQPQQPVREAPRPSLPTLRVLGQVASTYIIAEGPEGLYMIDQHAAHERVVYERFLGQMAAAGVERQPMLDPLVVDLSPEESAVVEQSLDELRQVGFDLERFGPSSILVRSVPAVAVGTDVQARLRDILKELGEGGSGSSWLDSVAVSVACHTSIRAGQTLSLQEMRELVEQLERTQQPRACGHGRPTMLKLTQDELERQFWRT encoded by the coding sequence GTGAGCAACCCCGCTCCGATCGATTCGAAACGCAGCGCTGTGCCCATACAACTCCTGGACAACGAAACGATTGGCAAGATCGCCGCTGGCGAGGTGGTCGAGCGCCCAGCGTCGGTCGTGAAGGAGCTGATCGAGAACGCCATCGACGCGCACTCGACACGCATCGCCGTTTCGATCGAAGCCGGTGGCACGCGATTGATCGAAGTTGTCGACAACGGGTTCGGCATCGCGGCAGACGAACTGCCACTTGCGTTGCAGCGACACGCCACGTCGAAGTTGAGCGCATTCGAGGACCTGGACGGACTGCACACGCTTGGCTTTCGAGGAGAAGCGTTGCCGAGCATTGCTGCCGTCTCGTCGCTGCGTGTGAAATCGCGTTCGCATGAAGCGCCTCAGGCGGCGTCCGTTCGAGTCGAATTCGGAAGCATCGGGTCCACACTGGCCGAAAGTGGGGGTGGCGGCACTGTTGTGCAGGTGCGTGACCTCTTCGACAACGTTCCGGCGCGACGCAAGTTCCAGCGGCAACCTTCGACCGAGAGCGGGCTCATCACTCGTTTGGTCGGAGCCTATGCGGCGGCCTATCCTGAGATTGGCTTCTCATTCGATGTGGACGGGCGGCGCAGCTTCTCGACTCAGGGAAGCGGCGACCTGATCGAAGCGGCAACCTCCGTCTATGGCATCGATGTCGGCCGCGCCGCCATCGAGCTACAGGAGCCCGATCTTGACGCACGGGTGCCCGGTGTGACCGTCACGGGTTGGCTCTGCGCGCCAACGGTAACGCGATCCCACCGGCAGCAAATGATCTTCTTCGTCAACGGGCGCCAGATCCAAAGCCGCACGTTGATGTACGCACTGGAAGAGGCGTATCACACCCTGCTGATGGTGGGCCGTCATCCCGTCACACTTGTGCGCATTTCGCTCGATCCGGAGTTTGTGGACGTCAACGTTCATCCGACCAAAGCGGAGGTGAAGTTTGCGGACGAGCGGGCTGTGGCTCGGGCCATCTCGCGGGCGGCGCATGCCACGCTCTCGCGCATTCCTCGCGCCGAACCTCCCCGCATTCGGATCGAGAGCTCCGCACCAGTTGCCGGAGGATACTTGCCCACATCGTTGCCGGTTATCGACCACCAGCCGTATCAACAGCGGCCATCAGTACCGCTGCCGTCCTCGAACGCGTCCAGTCAACCCCAGCAACCGGTTCGCGAGGCGCCACGCCCGTCGCTCCCAACGCTTCGAGTGCTTGGGCAGGTCGCGAGCACGTACATCATCGCGGAGGGGCCAGAAGGGCTGTACATGATCGACCAGCATGCCGCGCACGAACGGGTCGTATATGAGCGGTTTCTGGGCCAAATGGCTGCGGCTGGCGTCGAGCGACAACCCATGCTCGATCCTCTGGTGGTCGATCTCTCTCCAGAGGAATCCGCGGTCGTCGAGCAATCGCTGGATGAGTTGCGTCAAGTGGGATTCGATCTGGAACGGTTCGGCCCAAGTTCGATTCTGGTTCGCTCGGTACCCGCTGTTGCTGTCGGAACCGATGTCCAGGCACGGCTTCGCGACATCCTCAAGGAGTTGGGAGAGGGCGGATCGGGCAGCTCATGGCTCGACTCCGTCGCTGTCAGCGTGGCCTGCCATACGTCGATTCGCGCCGGTCAGACGTTGAGTCTGCAGGAAATGCGCGAACTCGTCGAGCAGCTCGAACGCACACAGCAGCCACGCGCCTGCGGTCACGGGCGTCCGACGATGCTCAAGTTGACCCAAGATGAGCTAGAGCGACAGTTCTGGCGCACCTGA
- a CDS encoding DNA-3-methyladenine glycosylase, whose amino-acid sequence MADRLDRGFFERPTATVAVDLIGCVLWRYSTAGVTSGRIVETEAYLDASDRASHAAWSKRGQDVMQRAPGTIYIYRSYGMHWMFNIVAHAPESVGAVLVRAVEPLDGIDLMEKRRGLTALRQLASGPGKLCQAFGIDDGLHKVDLATSDAIWITPASARASLVVGERIGITKSPELELRFFEAGNRYVSAHRRGVPFSPEMLPSS is encoded by the coding sequence GTGGCTGACCGTCTCGATCGAGGATTCTTCGAGCGCCCGACGGCCACCGTCGCGGTCGATCTGATCGGCTGCGTGCTTTGGCGCTATTCGACCGCCGGGGTGACGTCCGGGCGCATTGTCGAAACCGAGGCATATCTCGATGCCTCCGATCGCGCATCTCATGCAGCGTGGTCGAAACGCGGCCAGGATGTGATGCAACGTGCGCCGGGAACGATCTACATCTACCGATCCTACGGGATGCACTGGATGTTCAACATCGTTGCCCATGCTCCGGAAAGCGTGGGAGCCGTGCTGGTGCGTGCTGTCGAACCACTCGACGGAATCGACTTGATGGAGAAACGCCGTGGCTTGACGGCACTACGGCAGCTGGCGTCGGGCCCCGGAAAACTCTGCCAGGCATTCGGGATCGACGACGGTCTGCACAAGGTCGATCTGGCAACTTCGGATGCCATCTGGATCACACCCGCGAGCGCACGCGCCTCCCTCGTCGTGGGTGAACGAATCGGGATTACGAAATCCCCTGAACTCGAGTTGCGTTTCTTCGAAGCAGGCAATCGCTACGTTTCTGCGCACCGGCGGGGTGTTCCGTTTTCGCCGGAGATGCTACCTTCGTCGTGA
- a CDS encoding valine--tRNA ligase, translating into MTDILKATELPPTFDPAAVESGLYDWWDKQGFFQPSDDPEAEPFVIIMPPPNVTGELHVGHALFVSLQDLMIRWRRMNGYSALWLPGADHAGIAGQWVVEKILATEGLTRHDLGREKFLARVWEYMDPMRWRIREQMMILGASCDWTRLAFTMDPGPSRAVRKVFKHLYDKGLIYRGSRLISWCPRCMTALSDLEVVHKDVPGHLWQLAYPVDGDPNREIIVATTRPETMLGDTAVAVHPDDERYSDLIGNHVRLPILNRLIPIVADDAVDMSFGTGAVKVTPAHDPNDFEIGRRCNLPSINIMNPNGTINVEGGPFEGMTIPAARTAVVARLEQDGALRGVTEHAHPVGHCDRCGTVVEPLISEQWFVKMDPLAAPAIQAAKDGSLRFVPERFKGVYLNWMENIHDWCISRQLWWGHRIPVWYCQSCGHLTVSEDDTVATCPECGGPVLQDEDVLDTWFSSGLWPFSTLGWPEQTADLARYYPSDVMETGYEILFFWVARMVFFGLEMQGELPFHTVYLHGTVRDAVGAKMSKTKGNVLDPTELTATYGADALRYALVTQSGPGQDSKLHVGQIEAARNFINKIWNATRFATRVFGETQVELDANGPVAPTSTALVDRWIVSRTNAVIAETSDLLETYSFLEAGRGLRDFIWSELCDWYIEAAKVRLRGTPDEKQQVAQTLAWVLDRSLRLLHPFMPFATESMWQAIPHQGESIMVSSWPQAAERDLAAERDWSRLMELVSRVRNIRTESSVEPGRWIAASIFTPAESQAVFEGARREIGLLARIGDDQLTIEVGEPRAEQGDVVVAADDLVAVLPLAGLVDLSAERERIAKELEEAVAERIRAEAQLANEGFVARAPEKVVQVQRDRLASAVERIALLERRLNELGG; encoded by the coding sequence TTGACCGACATACTGAAAGCAACAGAACTTCCGCCAACCTTCGATCCGGCGGCCGTCGAATCGGGACTCTACGACTGGTGGGACAAGCAGGGCTTTTTCCAACCGAGTGATGATCCCGAGGCCGAGCCGTTCGTCATCATCATGCCGCCGCCAAATGTCACGGGCGAGCTCCACGTCGGCCACGCGCTCTTCGTCAGCTTGCAGGACTTGATGATCCGCTGGCGCCGCATGAACGGATACAGCGCGCTCTGGTTGCCTGGCGCCGACCACGCCGGCATCGCAGGACAGTGGGTGGTCGAGAAGATCCTGGCCACCGAAGGTTTGACGCGCCACGACCTGGGGCGTGAGAAGTTCCTGGCACGGGTCTGGGAATACATGGACCCGATGCGTTGGCGCATCCGCGAGCAGATGATGATTCTGGGCGCGTCATGCGACTGGACCCGGCTGGCGTTCACGATGGACCCCGGGCCCTCCCGCGCCGTGCGAAAGGTCTTCAAGCACCTCTACGACAAGGGGTTGATCTATCGCGGGAGCCGGCTCATTTCCTGGTGTCCGCGCTGCATGACAGCGCTTTCGGATCTCGAAGTCGTGCACAAGGACGTGCCAGGACATCTCTGGCAGCTGGCGTACCCTGTGGATGGCGATCCCAATCGCGAGATCATCGTCGCGACGACGCGCCCCGAGACGATGCTTGGCGACACGGCGGTCGCTGTCCATCCCGACGACGAGCGCTACTCCGACCTGATCGGGAATCACGTGCGCCTGCCGATCCTGAATCGCTTGATTCCAATCGTGGCCGATGATGCCGTCGATATGTCGTTCGGCACCGGAGCGGTCAAGGTCACCCCAGCCCACGATCCGAACGACTTCGAAATCGGACGTCGCTGCAACCTTCCGTCGATCAACATCATGAACCCGAATGGCACGATCAATGTGGAGGGTGGGCCGTTCGAGGGAATGACCATTCCGGCGGCGCGAACGGCAGTGGTGGCGCGTCTCGAACAGGATGGCGCGCTACGCGGCGTGACTGAGCACGCTCATCCCGTCGGTCATTGCGACCGGTGTGGAACCGTGGTGGAGCCGCTCATCAGTGAGCAATGGTTCGTCAAGATGGACCCGCTCGCTGCACCCGCAATCCAGGCGGCCAAAGACGGAAGCTTGCGCTTCGTTCCTGAGCGATTCAAAGGTGTCTATCTCAACTGGATGGAGAACATCCACGACTGGTGCATTTCTCGACAGCTTTGGTGGGGACACCGCATCCCCGTCTGGTATTGCCAGTCGTGCGGCCACCTGACCGTCTCCGAGGATGACACTGTCGCCACTTGTCCTGAATGCGGTGGTCCCGTGCTGCAGGACGAGGACGTGCTCGACACCTGGTTCAGCTCGGGCCTGTGGCCGTTCTCGACACTCGGATGGCCCGAACAGACAGCTGACCTTGCCCGCTACTACCCGTCAGACGTGATGGAGACCGGTTACGAGATCCTCTTCTTCTGGGTCGCGCGCATGGTCTTCTTCGGGCTGGAGATGCAAGGGGAACTGCCGTTCCATACGGTCTATCTGCACGGCACCGTGCGGGACGCGGTCGGCGCCAAGATGTCCAAGACCAAAGGGAATGTGCTCGACCCAACCGAGCTGACTGCCACATATGGCGCAGACGCGCTGCGATACGCGCTGGTGACGCAAAGCGGTCCTGGCCAGGACTCGAAGCTTCACGTTGGGCAAATCGAGGCCGCGCGGAACTTTATCAACAAGATCTGGAATGCGACCCGTTTCGCCACGCGCGTCTTCGGTGAAACGCAGGTCGAGCTCGATGCAAATGGACCAGTTGCGCCCACCAGCACTGCTCTGGTCGACCGGTGGATCGTCAGTCGGACGAATGCGGTCATCGCGGAGACGAGCGATCTGCTCGAGACCTATTCCTTCCTCGAAGCTGGGCGAGGACTGCGCGATTTCATCTGGTCAGAACTGTGCGACTGGTACATCGAGGCGGCCAAAGTGCGCTTGCGCGGAACGCCCGACGAGAAGCAGCAGGTGGCGCAAACGCTGGCCTGGGTGCTCGATCGATCGCTGAGACTCCTGCACCCGTTCATGCCGTTTGCAACCGAATCGATGTGGCAAGCGATTCCGCACCAGGGCGAGAGCATCATGGTTTCCTCGTGGCCGCAGGCGGCAGAGCGTGATCTGGCCGCGGAACGCGACTGGTCGCGGCTCATGGAGCTTGTCAGTCGGGTGCGCAACATCCGCACCGAATCGAGTGTGGAGCCGGGACGCTGGATCGCGGCATCGATCTTCACTCCTGCCGAGTCGCAAGCGGTTTTCGAAGGCGCACGGCGCGAGATCGGGCTGCTGGCCCGTATTGGCGACGATCAGTTGACAATCGAAGTCGGTGAGCCGCGGGCCGAACAAGGCGATGTCGTTGTCGCTGCTGACGATCTCGTCGCCGTTCTCCCGTTGGCCGGATTGGTCGATCTTTCGGCAGAGCGTGAGCGCATTGCGAAGGAGCTCGAAGAGGCAGTCGCCGAGCGAATCCGCGCTGAGGCTCAGTTGGCGAACGAAGGTTTTGTGGCGCGCGCTCCTGAGAAGGTGGTGCAGGTCCAGCGCGACCGCCTGGCAAGCGCGGTCGAGCGCATTGCGCTACTCGAGCGGCGACTGAACGAACTCGGTGGCTGA